The Candidatus Zymogenus saltonus genome has a window encoding:
- a CDS encoding site-specific integrase, translating to MGVFQRYRDKDGKPYGPFFARYPIKRNMNGKIVYRRERVGTKTAAKALYAEKTAEFYSRERNGIPYTRNLKFAQLVDWNLEQPGVKAKKSFKDDVQRSGTLRRYFSHLSCSMIKPSNIEAYKQKRLQETSKTGRPPRPATVNRELALMKSMFNLAVRDEILSYNPCTGVSMLPEENERDRVLTGEEYSKLLEELSEPAKSVVQVAYWTGMRIGEIINLTWDRVNMKEGYIDLDYADTKTKRKRRVYLTDGVSKNFKHINGVRSLTHKFVFISKNGRPVKGIRTAFEGACRRAGIKDFVMHDLRHCFATNMRKAGIHDSVIMAQTGHKTMSMFLRYNTVDESDGRGAVNRLSDYLDGEIKKVTQK from the coding sequence ATGGGCGTTTTTCAAAGATATAGAGATAAAGACGGCAAACCATACGGACCATTTTTTGCCAGGTATCCGATTAAAAGGAATATGAACGGAAAGATCGTCTACAGAAGGGAAAGGGTGGGGACCAAAACCGCGGCCAAAGCTCTCTACGCCGAGAAGACTGCCGAGTTCTATTCGAGGGAGCGAAACGGAATTCCGTATACCAGAAATCTTAAGTTTGCACAGCTGGTAGACTGGAATCTTGAACAACCCGGAGTAAAAGCAAAAAAATCTTTTAAAGACGATGTCCAGAGGTCAGGTACTCTCAGGAGGTATTTCAGTCACCTCAGTTGTTCGATGATAAAGCCTTCCAACATCGAGGCGTATAAGCAGAAACGGCTTCAGGAAACATCAAAAACTGGAAGACCTCCTCGGCCCGCGACTGTTAATCGCGAGCTGGCTCTTATGAAGAGCATGTTTAACCTCGCAGTCAGGGATGAGATTCTTTCTTATAATCCCTGCACCGGAGTTTCGATGTTGCCGGAAGAAAACGAGAGAGACAGGGTACTGACCGGAGAGGAGTACAGTAAACTTCTGGAAGAACTTTCAGAGCCGGCAAAATCTGTTGTCCAGGTGGCATACTGGACTGGTATGAGGATTGGTGAAATTATCAACCTGACCTGGGACAGGGTAAACATGAAGGAAGGCTATATTGATCTCGATTATGCCGACACAAAGACGAAACGGAAAAGGCGTGTATACCTTACCGATGGTGTTTCAAAAAACTTTAAGCACATTAACGGGGTAAGAAGTCTCACCCATAAGTTTGTTTTTATCAGTAAAAATGGAAGACCTGTGAAGGGTATTCGCACCGCCTTTGAGGGTGCCTGCAGACGGGCGGGGATTAAAGACTTCGTGATGCATGACCTGCGCCATTGTTTTGCGACAAACATGAGGAAGGCTGGTATCCACGATTCGGTCATTATGGCACAGACGGGTCACAAAACGATGTCCATGTTCCTTCGTTACAATACTGTGGATGAATCGGACGGGAGAGGTGCCGTCAATAGGTTATCTGATTATCTCGATGGCGAGATAAAAAAAGTGACACAAAAGTGA
- a CDS encoding helix-turn-helix domain-containing protein: MNKRLLNIKELSDYIGKKPQTIRNEISKGIFPIPRIKLRGALKFDIKDVDDFIDGIKREVN; this comes from the coding sequence GTGAACAAGAGACTGTTAAACATAAAAGAGCTTTCTGATTATATCGGCAAAAAACCTCAGACGATCAGAAACGAGATCTCCAAGGGTATATTCCCCATACCCCGCATCAAGCTTCGTGGCGCTCTGAAGTTCGATATAAAGGATGTTGATGATTTTATTGATGGGATCAAGAGGGAAGTTAATTGA
- a CDS encoding site-specific integrase: MKPNIKNERIKRRFFRWLKEANGCCEATAGNVEKALSLYEDFTGYADFASYNPNTAIEFKKRLKERKYRGKTISLTTYHGYLKNIKKFFLWLSWQDGYKSKIKPDMVDYLNISDKEERIARQTKPINYPSLDYVIKLTDSIAVNTEVDSRDRALISFTLLSGMRVKSIATLPLGCFDEETQTINQDPRLGVQTKFSKCNRSVLFNFDDKLVKHVTGWISYIKARGFGSRDPLFPRSKIRQEENGLSFEDSLEIEPVYWQGTGSIRKIFKKRSREAGLPYFSPHTFRHLAVDLAIQNCRTGEQIKAVSQNFGHEYIATTFSSYGNYDQNRLTGIIKKMDFSGKPSMPEAQKLELIRNIANS; this comes from the coding sequence ATGAAGCCAAATATCAAGAATGAAAGGATAAAGAGAAGATTTTTCAGATGGCTGAAAGAGGCGAATGGTTGCTGTGAAGCCACTGCCGGCAATGTAGAAAAGGCCCTGTCTTTATATGAGGATTTTACCGGATATGCGGACTTTGCTTCATATAATCCAAACACAGCTATAGAGTTTAAAAAACGGCTAAAAGAACGGAAATACAGAGGCAAAACAATCTCACTTACAACCTATCACGGTTACCTCAAAAACATCAAGAAATTCTTTTTATGGCTGTCATGGCAGGATGGATATAAGAGTAAGATAAAGCCCGACATGGTCGATTATTTAAACATCTCCGATAAAGAGGAGAGGATTGCAAGACAAACCAAACCTATAAATTACCCGTCACTGGACTACGTGATTAAACTAACTGATTCAATAGCAGTAAACACCGAAGTCGATTCAAGAGACAGGGCTCTTATATCCTTTACCCTTCTAAGCGGGATGCGCGTTAAGTCTATAGCAACGCTGCCACTGGGCTGTTTCGACGAGGAGACACAAACAATCAATCAAGATCCCAGATTGGGAGTCCAAACTAAGTTTTCGAAATGCAACCGCTCGGTGCTGTTTAATTTTGACGACAAATTGGTCAAGCATGTAACTGGGTGGATATCATATATAAAGGCAAGAGGATTCGGATCACGAGATCCCTTATTTCCCAGGTCTAAAATAAGACAGGAAGAGAATGGGTTATCCTTTGAAGACTCCTTGGAGATTGAGCCGGTTTACTGGCAGGGAACCGGAAGCATCAGAAAAATATTTAAGAAAAGGAGCCGGGAGGCTGGATTGCCCTATTTCTCGCCCCACACTTTCAGACACCTGGCCGTAGATCTGGCAATTCAAAATTGCAGAACGGGTGAACAGATAAAGGCCGTCAGCCAAAATTTCGGTCATGAGTATATAGCAACAACTTTTTCCTCTTACGGAAATTATGATCAAAATAGGCTAACAGGGATTATTAAAAAAATGGATTTTTCAGGTAAACCTTCAATGCCTGAAGCTCAAAAACTCGAATTAATAAGGAATATTGCTAATTCATAG